From Echeneis naucrates chromosome 7, fEcheNa1.1, whole genome shotgun sequence, one genomic window encodes:
- the otud3 gene encoding OTU domain-containing protein 3 codes for MSRKQTSKPVRSNKKSELERKRDERAARRAIVKDRKNRPQDGDEGAEFVSFSNQLQALGLKLREVTGDGNCLFRALGDQLEGHSRGHLQLRQETVQYMSSHRQDFEPFVEDDVPFTQHVSNLSQPGTFAGNDAIVAFARSQQVKVVIHQLNTPLWEINGAEKQVCRELHIAYRYGDHYDSVRRIGDNSESPAQLRIENIQNSRGQQREFGDGQRDTQKNPSPTASEDDNVILSSIKNRGIQGDEENLLQLSAATINAEWLVGSVLGQSCQGQCASGSCSACRAAATDCSEHKQSEEGSNIQKTKVSNKQRKEQQRQEKKKRQEERHRQKFLQSKGSQDQNQNLPEAVTLVPAFNTLSI; via the exons ATGTCGAGGAAACAGACGTCCAAACCTGTGCGGAGCAATAAAAAGAGTGAGCTGGAACGCAAGCGGGATGAGCGGGCTGCACGCAGGGCCATTGTAAAAGACCGCAAGAACCGGCCTCAGGATGGAGATGAGGGAGCAGAGTTTGTCAGTTTCTCCAACCAGCTGCAGGCACTGGGACTCAAGCTGAGAGAAGTCACTGGAGATGG AAACTGCCTGTTTAGGGCTCTAGGTGACCAGCTTGAGGGCCACTCTCGGGGTCATCTGCAGCTTCGCCAGGAGACTGTCCAATATATGTCGTCTCATCGACAAGACTTTGAACCCTTTGTTGAGGATGATGTGCCCTTCACACAACATG TGTCCAATCTATCTCAGCCCGGTACATTTGCTGGTAATGACGCTATCGTGGCTTTTGCTCGCAGTCAACAGGTGAAAGTGGTCATCCATCAGCTGAACACACCACTATGGGAG ATCAATGGTGCAGAGAAGCAGGTGTGCAGAGAGCTACATATTGCTTATCGCTATGGAGATCATTATGATAGTGTAAGGCGGATTGGAGACAACTCTGAGAGTCCTGCTCAGCTCCGCATAGAG AATATACAGAATTCACGAGGCCAGCAACGTGAGTTTGGGGACGGTCAGAGggacacacagaaaaaccctTCCCCCACAGCCTCAGAGGATGACAACGTGATCCTAAGCTCCATCAAGAACCGAGGAATCCAGG GCGACGAGGAGAACCTGCTCCAGCTGAGTGCGGCCACCATCAATGCTGAATGGCTTGTTGGTTCAGTGTTGGGTCAGTCTTGTCAGGGCCAGTGTGCCTCGGGATCCTGCTCAGCCTGCCGAGCAGCGGCCACAGACTGCAGTGAGCACAAGCAATCAGAAGAGGGCAGCAACATACAAAAAACTAAG GTAtccaacaagcagagaaaagagcagcagaggcaagagaagaagaagcgtCAGGAGGAGAGACATCGACAGAAGTTTCTTCAGAGCAAAGGAagccaggaccagaaccagaacctgcCAGAAGCTGTTACTTTAGTACCTGCTTTCAACACTCTCAGCATATAA